A single window of Gemmatimonadota bacterium DNA harbors:
- a CDS encoding sulfatase-like hydrolase/transferase: MSDRPNILFINTDQHTWDVISAYGNTHVKTPHIDRLHNNGISFMRSYSSDPVCAPARASWMTGRYTSEAGTPFNGGHLHENIPDLGQILQQSDHRAIHCGKWHVDGRNVYDSFDVLYYGQQRIGAGGGEYYDAAMTHAVVDFLTTYDKTDPFYLQVWYVNPHDICEYGHNFETKEMPDAITRGMLTEKDLPPLPDNFNYDTRETVLHRVCRRIDECLIHWPILRAMKTWDELQWRTFIWHHHRFVEKVDSEIGLILTALEQSGLADNTAIIFSVDHGEAFGQHQMFQKFSLYEASIRVPFIVSSLGHNLNIPKGAFDHKHFVSGVDLLPTVCDYAGIDPPEHARGMSVRPLVEGRDVPWRDFGFVESNYWGRALLFDRYKYVCEYIPYGDEKDLLPPGPDPERIGLEQIFDLRNDPGETQNLAHEENKRALLIQCRQALLNFEAGLERRKITHERPTRQIGNWGQRIRAHWDAHPKLEAMRIP; the protein is encoded by the coding sequence ATGAGCGACCGACCCAATATCCTGTTCATCAACACCGACCAGCACACCTGGGATGTCATATCTGCATACGGCAATACACATGTAAAAACGCCGCACATCGACCGCCTGCACAACAACGGCATCTCATTTATGCGGTCTTATAGCAGCGACCCCGTCTGCGCCCCTGCGCGAGCGAGCTGGATGACCGGGCGATACACCTCAGAAGCCGGCACCCCGTTCAACGGCGGCCATCTGCACGAAAACATACCCGACCTCGGTCAGATATTACAACAGAGCGACCACCGTGCAATCCACTGCGGCAAATGGCACGTAGATGGCCGAAACGTATATGATAGCTTCGACGTCCTGTACTACGGCCAACAGCGAATCGGAGCAGGCGGCGGCGAATACTACGACGCGGCAATGACGCACGCAGTCGTAGATTTTTTAACCACCTACGACAAAACCGACCCATTTTATCTGCAAGTCTGGTACGTCAACCCCCACGACATCTGCGAATACGGCCACAACTTTGAAACAAAAGAAATGCCCGACGCCATAACCCGGGGTATGCTCACCGAAAAGGACTTACCCCCTCTCCCTGACAATTTCAATTACGACACGCGCGAAACCGTCTTACACCGCGTATGCAGGCGCATAGACGAATGCCTGATCCACTGGCCCATCTTGCGCGCCATGAAAACATGGGACGAACTTCAATGGCGAACATTTATATGGCATCACCATCGCTTTGTAGAAAAAGTAGATAGTGAAATCGGCCTGATCTTGACCGCACTTGAGCAAAGCGGCCTCGCGGACAACACCGCAATCATCTTCAGCGTAGATCACGGCGAAGCCTTTGGGCAACACCAGATGTTCCAGAAATTCTCCCTCTACGAAGCCAGCATTCGCGTACCCTTTATCGTCTCCTCACTCGGACACAATTTGAACATCCCCAAAGGCGCATTTGATCACAAACACTTTGTTTCCGGTGTCGATCTCCTGCCCACCGTATGCGACTACGCCGGAATCGACCCACCCGAACATGCGCGGGGAATGAGCGTGCGCCCCCTCGTCGAAGGTCGGGACGTGCCCTGGCGCGACTTTGGCTTTGTCGAAAGCAACTACTGGGGACGCGCCCTGCTTTTTGATCGATACAAATACGTCTGTGAGTATATTCCCTACGGAGATGAAAAAGACCTGCTCCCACCAGGACCCGACCCCGAACGCATCGGCCTCGAGCAAATTTTTGACCTCAGGAACGACCCGGGAGAAACGCAAAATCTCGCCCATGAAGAAAACAAACGCGCATTATTGATACAATGCCGCCAGGCACTACTGAATTTTGAAGCGGGATTGGAACGGCGAAAAATCACACACGAGCGCCCCACCCGTCAGATCGGCAACTGGGGGCAGCGCATCCGGGCACACTGGGACGCACACCCCAAATTGGAAGCCATGAGAATTCCCTAA
- a CDS encoding glycoside hydrolase family 32 protein, protein MSDTPDYTSLVPHYTYPNTLEEQREALATNPLLQRMNEARKSYEGDPHRPIYHYVNPEHTLNDPNGICFWQGRWHLFYQAYPPEDPRQHWGHAISDDLIHWEDLPYAIYPNPERCCFSGSTFVEDDRVIAMYHGTMVGNMVAVSSDPLLLNWEKVTGQAVIPMQNPDGSTPPYRVFDPCIWKKGDFYYSLSGGTLPGPGGKPKRANFLLRSPDLANWTYLHPFVEDDLFTIVGDDGACPYFWPIGNRHILLFYSHISGGQYLLGDYDKERDKFVVTAHDKCNFGPSAPCGVHAPSATPDGNGNIIVIFNMNPGKPTENWNQIMTLPRKMTLIGEEDIRIEPAGDIESLRRDRQHVGRMTLAANSEIVLDNIQGNAMEIVAEIDTKNAPMVEMDVLRSPNKEEVTRIMFFKDRGLRNRALNTQKSLITIDSSCSSILPDVRTRAPETGSVHTEPDETLKLRVFIDKSVVEVFVNGKQCVALRVYPGREDSTGVSLRSQGQDSELLSLDAYQMENIYTS, encoded by the coding sequence ATGAGCGACACACCAGATTACACATCACTCGTACCGCACTACACATATCCAAACACACTCGAAGAACAGCGCGAAGCCCTCGCCACCAACCCGCTATTACAGCGGATGAACGAAGCGCGAAAAAGTTATGAAGGCGACCCCCACAGACCCATCTATCACTACGTAAACCCAGAACACACACTCAACGACCCCAATGGGATTTGCTTCTGGCAGGGACGATGGCATCTGTTTTACCAGGCATATCCCCCCGAAGACCCACGTCAGCACTGGGGACACGCCATCAGCGACGACTTAATCCACTGGGAAGACCTGCCCTATGCGATCTATCCCAACCCCGAACGCTGCTGTTTTTCCGGCTCAACATTCGTAGAAGACGACCGCGTCATCGCCATGTATCACGGCACCATGGTAGGCAACATGGTCGCCGTATCCAGCGATCCCCTGCTCTTGAACTGGGAAAAAGTAACCGGACAGGCCGTAATCCCCATGCAAAACCCCGATGGCTCCACCCCGCCCTATCGGGTATTTGATCCGTGCATCTGGAAAAAGGGCGACTTTTACTACTCCCTCTCGGGCGGCACCCTGCCCGGACCGGGCGGCAAACCCAAGCGCGCAAACTTCCTGCTCCGCTCACCCGACCTGGCGAACTGGACGTATTTGCATCCATTTGTCGAAGATGACCTCTTCACAATCGTTGGCGACGACGGCGCCTGCCCCTACTTCTGGCCCATTGGCAATCGCCATATCTTGCTATTTTACAGCCACATAAGCGGAGGGCAATATCTGCTGGGCGACTACGACAAAGAACGCGACAAATTTGTGGTAACAGCGCATGACAAATGCAATTTTGGACCTTCGGCACCCTGTGGCGTACACGCGCCTTCGGCAACCCCGGATGGCAATGGCAATATCATCGTCATCTTCAACATGAACCCGGGCAAGCCAACAGAGAACTGGAACCAGATCATGACCCTGCCCCGTAAAATGACCCTCATCGGCGAAGAAGATATACGCATAGAACCAGCGGGCGACATAGAATCCCTGCGCCGCGATCGCCAGCACGTAGGACGCATGACACTCGCTGCCAATAGCGAGATCGTACTCGACAACATACAGGGCAATGCAATGGAGATCGTCGCTGAAATCGATACCAAAAACGCGCCCATGGTCGAAATGGACGTATTGCGGTCACCCAACAAAGAAGAAGTCACGCGCATCATGTTCTTCAAAGATCGCGGGCTTAGAAATCGAGCGCTCAACACACAGAAAAGCCTGATCACCATCGATTCATCGTGTTCCTCCATCCTACCCGACGTGCGCACCCGCGCGCCAGAAACCGGTTCGGTCCATACCGAACCGGACGAAACCTTAAAATTGCGCGTATTTATCGATAAAAGCGTCGTAGAAGTATTTGTAAACGGCAAACAATGCGTGGCATTGCGCGTCTATCCCGGACGCGAAGACAGCACTGGCGTCTCCTTGCGCTCACAGGGACAGGACAGCGAACTCCTGTCTCTCGACGCCTATCAGATGGAGAATATCTACACATCATAG